The sequence below is a genomic window from Lytechinus variegatus isolate NC3 chromosome 3, Lvar_3.0, whole genome shotgun sequence.
ctcttttatcctgctttcaaataaatggaaatgatatgcattattggtaactacatgtagatgtgcaCTCGTTAAATAAAAATACTGTTTAGTCCTCTGATGCCCAGGAGAGGCTGCGGGTCAACAGCGCAATTTCCTGCTGACTGGTTGACTGgttcaagaaatacatgagaaattcaaaagactttgaaaattaACCATTTTGAAAACTAGTTCTGGCAATAGTTTCACTCAAGCAAGTTGCTCTTTGGAAATAGTTAAATCTAAGATGCAGGACTTGCCATTTTTTTGCCTGAATTTATTGTCCTGTAACGTTGAAGTATTGTGGCTTTTTTAGTCAGCACACACTGCCATATTTTATGTTTCTCCACATGTAAGGATGACACTATAACTCCAGCTAAGCAATCACAAGTTGCaaacaaacagaacaaaatGGCTGCACCCATACATAATAGAAGAAACATTGCTGATCAATTGCTTAGTGTTCCTACTTAAATAATCCCACTTGGTTGAATGAAAGTTTGAATTTGATATGTGAcaatttttcttaattataCATTATGTGAATGGAGATATTTAAAACGAGTTGATTTCATAGTCTTTGGTTACACTGATTCTCATCTATTTCCTTTATATCACTGGTTGATCAGTCTTAAGCAAATCACAGGCTggtaccagtaaaaaaaaatactgtcgGGCCTAGTCAatcaatattttaacattttaactTAGCTGTAGGGGAGATGGGGGTTGGAACGCAGGGTGAgttgaaaaattgtaattttctttaaagcctatAAATggatttatgcaatactgcccttgATTTATTGCCATTATCAATAGCCATCCACCATATTACACTTACAGGCAACACACATGCAACAAGCCTGGTGAAGTTAGAAaggaatttttcttttttcaccgtctgagatttttttttctctcagaaatGTTTTATTATCTCAGAGGAGTTTATAGATCAAGTTGGCCAGTTTGGGTGTATAATAGACACTTGTAGCAAACTACAACATAAGGCTATTAATATGTCATAGTGAAGTCCCTTTTTTTGCTGTAGGCTTCACATGGGCCTCTGGAGTGAGTTGGAACAAAATTGAAGGGgctattttgaacatgttccaACTTCCCccaatcaaaattatgaataaaaacattggaTTTGAGAAAAAATGTATACAGTATTTCACATTCTTTTGAACATGTATGgtaaatcatgcttgttttgtttaTCAGTTTGGTCTGAGTGTGCATTTAAGGCCTATTGTAGGCCCCTGATGCAATATTAACCCTCATGCCCCCTCAGCATATTTTGTCACTTCACCGttgcgcaatttttttttttaccgcacCGCTCACTggctttttactttcaagtcttgcgcatcatTTGAGATGCCCGGGcgcgtggttccgaaattatgcaacattttgaaTATACATTTTGTACAACATTTtggacccaaaattgctcaaaacgtGATCCTATGTCAACATATGaggtcaatgtaaattgtgtttttcaaccaaatatcataaatgtatgattatgtttacttttgtttgttcaactggatttattttatgctattttttatcacaaaagggtccctgacaaagttcatcagaaaaaaacaaagtgatacaaattttaaaaaacaaaaaatacatcagtaattatatttttgaattgcaatttttttcgtagatacatgtatttgtaaaaaTGTAACAATTGATACTCTCCCCAAAATGAGATTATACTAACTTAATAAAAAAggcaaaaacatacacaaaaacCCAAATTAGTGCAAATTTCACATGcttttttgaataataaaaaatataaatttaatgCAAAAGTACATGAAATTGCTGATCTTAATTGCATGTAAAATCAAATGCACACAGTTGGCTTGCTTGAGTGGCTGTAaaatagaaaacagaaagttCAACAAATCATAATGCACACCTTTAATATtgtgaactttaaaaaataaagcaaataggCTACAACCATGTAATATTAACTTGTAGTTTTAGTATGATTCTTAATTGACCATGCAGtgttccaacttaccccatatcatgttccaacttaccccGTATATGGAGTAAGTTGGAACGTTTGTAATTGCCTTGTTCAAGGTGGATTGTTTTCAGTGAAGCCCTTAGATATATATGCTTTAAGCTGATATATtgattctttcttgaaaaaaatctatttgtCAAAAATGTTTCAACTAATCCCAATATCCCCTAATATATTTCATGGGACACTTTGTTGAAAATAGTGACAATAATATTTATGACCTACTTGTAGAAGATAACAGAACTACCAAAAAGGGAGATTTGCTATTTATTATCAATGTTATCTGCACTCAAATTTGAAAGCAATACAgtcaatttttatttgtttcgtTTGGCAGCTGTTTGGTCGTAAGTGGAAAGTGTCTATTGCAGATGATAATGGCAGAGCGGCAGATTTCATACGCAGAAGGAACTATCCAGATAAATCAAGATGTTATGAATGTGGGGTAAGATTGAAATATGAGATGTTTGATTGAGTAATCAATTGATATTTGGTACTGCATTATGTAATTATCTTCAAAttatcaaatatataatttatggCATCATACTTAATGAATTTAGTTTTCAGAAcaaagtgtacatgtatgatgaaaattgattttcttgGAAGAATTGAAtcaattaagtttttattaAGTGTTTCcttaaaaataatatatcatgATAATATGGTTTTGATAGATCTACATgaataataccttggtcacatttgctctacagcggccgtacggcgagtcgaaaacagccgttttttaacattttttgtaccagctaaatataagtgccttgaataaaaataaataaaacgggTGTTTTTTTACTCGCTGTATGGCTGCCGTAAGGCAAAATTGACCGAGGTATTAATAGCCTCTGTTTCAGTGATAAAGAATAGCAATTCCACTTAagtacttttgaaaaaaaaaccttcagaaagatgatgaagagttttatgtttaaaaatcctctttgaaactcattaaagaGAGTAATAATcacattaatttttgtttatgttttaagGAGTTTGGCCATCTCAGCTACAGTTGTCCCAAAAATACCTTAGGAGATAGAGAACCACCACctaagaaagagaagaaaaagaaaagagatcaAGAAGAATCTTCAAAACCGAAGAGAAAATactatgattatgatgatgatgactatgaggATAGGTAAGATTCGTTTACTGGTAATAGAAAAGATTTTAATTTACCTTGTGTTTCAGTAGAGACTATAGTTACATAACCTTACAAAATTATTAGGAGAGGTAGCTTCAATTATGCAGTTACTTTGAACACTTTTCAATCTGATGtacattttgttgtttttgtaatttagaGATGATATTTAAGTACTCTTCCTTTAATATAATAATTGGTTTAGGCAATTATATATCACCTTCAGAATCTCTTTTCCAATAAAGTTCTAATGTCTCGAAATGTCCAACCTTCTTCTACACACTTTATCTTTTATATGTCTGTCCATTTCTCTTGAATCCTTGAAATCTCTAGAAAATAAATCTCTTCCTAATTATTGGCAGTTAATTGTTCCAGTTTTCCCTTATTACTGTTCATTGATTTTGTGTTAATAGCATTGTAAAGCACTTTGAAATCTGTGTTGCTATACTCTGAAAATATAACattaattattaatataatGTAGAATACtaggtctacatgtatttaataatTTTAGACGTAAAGAAATACATTTAATCCAATAATCCAAAGATGTTTGATATAAATGCTTATACTTACCCCCTCTGACTCAATTTGTTACGTTACTTGATTTTTATATCGGTGAAAGCAACCAGAGTGCTTAGTTCTGGCTTGTGATAAGCACTTAATTTCATAAGCAACTATAAGTATTGTCATTCTTTACCATTGAATATAGATTTTccattattgtttgtgaacctggtttttgcacaattcttttaatttcatacagtgatgatgatgaacaagAAGGTGAGGATCCTAAATTAGAAAGCTTACATGCCGCAATTAACAGCCAGGTGAGTTTTAGGAAGTTTATCAATTTCATACAAGATCCAAGTAAATCCAGTCGGGAGGGCTTAGTGGAAAGTGTAAAGCCAAATTCATAGTCACAGTGAgcagcaattaaaaaaaaagaaattcttcTAAACTCAGTTGGTGGTATTCTCATGactaaaacaatgttaaaagtCAAAGAATGGGTTAATTCCACACATCCATAGAATACTAGTGTTAATCCTAAATGatatccatgaaaaatataataaaaaaaagatcattgAAGTGAACCCTtctaacttgaaaaaaaaaattaattttttgactTCCGATCACAGGATGAAAGTAACTCATGGCGACTAAAACGTGTATTCCAGGTGGTAAATTACATTTATAACCATTTCTCTAACAATACCACCCTATGTGAATTGTTATTGTACTATCGTAGTAAGTTCTGACATTGTTTAAACATGAGATTAGGAAATATAGCACAAAGCTAAGTACtgcaaaaaacattaaaaagtggGTACATGTTATATTGAGAGATACAGACAGATCTAAGAATTCCTGCTTTAGCAATAGCAATATATTTGGAAAGAGGGAAATGGTATGAAATAATAGAATTGCAAGTAATGATTCCTTTTTAAGTTTTCATTTGTTCAATGCGTTGTACAATGTGTTGTtaaatttgagttcagtttctactTATTTAATATAAAAGTCAAATTGAATTCATCATGTCACAGTTTTAATTGGTTTGTTCTGCCTTGTTTGTCTTTCAGAGAGAAAAAGCTGAAGAAGAAGAGTATCGACAGATAGTAGCATCTGGTAGTTATGACCTTGCTTCAAGTAGTTTACAACCTATGGTTAAAAGACCAAAGGTTAAAAAGAATGCTTATTTCAGTGACGAAGATGAAATTAGTGATTGAGGTAGTGGGTTTGAGGATCAAACTTCATTCTGTCACGCTCTCATTGTGATGGAACCTCCAAAGATGGTCTACTGTATCAATCCTGGAGTTAAGCCAGTGCAGGAGCATCATAAAACCCTCATTATGCAGGGCTGAATGAAAGATGCTGATGCTGAAACTATGGGTCCTTCCCACTGATGAATAAACTGATATACAGGTGAATCTATCTGCCAAAGTCAAATTTGTAAAGTCCACAGAACTTTGCTTGACTTTAAtagaagaagtacatgtatgtcttgcTTGATCTGGGATCCGTAACGCAAAGCTTAGCAATGGTCGTAGAATGTTTTTCTACATTTGATTACAtcgactacaatgtacaatcagtcataaaaatcaagcgtacaaaaatggctaacctttgtgttatgggacccaggTCTTGAAAATAGCTTTGCCCAATAGAAGGTTGATTTATGTGGATCCACTGTACATGGGACCTGTAATTGCAGCAGTATTAGCTTCCATGTAAAGCACACACTTCCCACTGTGAAAAGATCCATTCAGATATCTCCATCACAAAGGCATCCTTGAATCAAAATTTTCCAGAAAGTTTGGTTATGGGAAATAAGATTTTTCAAGTGCAATGGGTTTGTAGATGTTTATTCCATGTAGTCTGTAGAAAGTGAATCAAGATTCAGTGAAAATAGTGATGAGTATACATTGATTAATACAACttaagaatacatgtatgttgtttgCTTACCAAGCATCACATATAGGTGTATGCAAGCATGAGAGCATTACAATATCCCCAGGAAGCAGTACACATATCATTTGCAGATCAGCCTTATATGAGCTATTGTTTGTAgttctttaatttttatattactttttatATTTATGCAATGAGTCAGTTATTACTCatgacattatttttgttttggtatTGCAACCACcacgcccccccaaaaaagcaaGCCTGTCAAATAATCGGTAGATATTTTTAAGGTAGCTTCATGCAAAAGCCAATCAGTCGTGAGGGATCATTTCAATAGTGTGAAATTCAATATTCTGCCCAGCTAGTGCCAAAAGTAGTATACTTTTATGAAGctttggaaataatttgataGTAATTGTGTACTGTAATTTATGTTGTAATTCATTTGGAAAGCAATGATAGTATGTGTTGACTTACAAGAAGAATAATGATTCATGAGTAAAGGTATGTGGAGCAACTCTCCATGATTTGAGTGTTTCACACATAAACCAATttatattaaaggagaatgaaacctttgaaacaagaaagcttgtgtgaaaacagaaaaatcaaagaaacagatcaacgaaagtttgagaaatttcaaacaaataatattgcaatcactaatgctatggagatcctcaaattagaaatgcgacaaagatgtgtgatgtcacttgtgaacaactctccccattacttcagtatttatttcacttaaattggtTTTGTTAACACATCTATAAGTAGATCAAGTGTTCTTTCTaaaggagggcatgtaatacatattttcaaagaaaacattgtggataaagagtttgtatcaccataagaaaaagcaaaaaaaagagacattttgagggtattttatagtctgTCAAAGGGAAAGtcgttcacatgtgacatcacacatccctgtcgcattgccaatgggaggatctccatagcattagtgattgcaatagtcaaatgctcataactttcttgttatatgtccgatttttctcaaactttctttgttcttcttcttttatttttctgcttCGACACAAgtctacttgttccaaaggtttcatttccctttaatgTCAGTCATAGCTAGGAACGTCCACACTACAAAGAAAACAACATCCAATGAATTCAGTCTGGTATGTCAGtgcatatacatatattatgtCATTAGAAATATGTGAAGCCTCTAGTTAGAAATTATAAGGAAAAACAGACATCATGCAAACTTGTtatgtcattgttttttttgtcatgatGGTATTACACACTGCTTGAAAATGGAAATCCACCTTTAAAATATTTGGCTTTTGTCTCACCTGTATAGCAGAGGGAGACTATGAAAGGGGATCCAAATTCAAACAGGATGAGTAGAAAATCAGACAGATATTAAGAACACAACCTTTAATTAGCCAAAATCATCACAGAATTGACGGTCCGATCCGTCACAGAGAAGAGCTCCATTTTGCAGCGCCAATTACACATTTCCTAAAACAATCACATGaacaatatcaatatcataataCTTACACTCTCTCCCACCAAAATACCCCATAGCGTGTTTGCATTTATCTTACACAACAAAACATTACATCGCATCAAAACAAAGTACATTCACACATATATCTTCACTTTAATAGGTCAGACTGAATTTGAAAGAAACGTCATGAATTCATAGCATTAGATGTGGTAACAATATTATTATACTTGCTTAGATAGTGCTTAACACTTCcttatcagaagtctctaagtgcGTTACAATAATCCGcactgcatttcaaggaataaattcctacaAGGAActtattcacctcacctgggttgagtgctgcACGATGTTggtacatttcttgctgaaggaaaacatgccatgatGGCTAGGACTGGAATCCACGtacctcagattgaaagatgagagtcatAACCAATAGACCATGACACCCCCTCATCTACtaaaataatcttgaatatatgACAACTTCTGAACAGTTGACAGTAAGGTTTACTGAGAACGATAcatttttaataatataatCCCCTCTAATGTATTTACTGCTTTAAACTTGGACAAAATGATGCAATGTTATATGTAAACTAAATACACAGCAAAAGCTAACTAAACAGCTGAAAAGATGTTTAAAAAAGAACCTTGAAGGTGACACAACCTTCACTGGTCAAAGTAGAATTTCATCACCCTGAGCTGAGACTACAAATTCATATAGTTGGCTGCTGTGAGTCCTGAAATAAAGCTTGTTGATACGTGGTATGTGGTGGTCCATGATAACTTGCATGTGAGTTGGATGGTGTCATGTCATTCCAATTAAATGGCCATGCTCCACTATCTTGATTCTCTCCTGTCTTCCATTACCGTCGCTCTGTTTTCCCTCCTACACTCTTCCTCATCCATCCTCCTTTCCCAATCTCCCTCTGTTGGTATTCCCGCTTCCTTACTTCATCTGGCAGGTGATGTCGTTTCCCCATATCTTTTACCTCTTCCTTCATTGTGTATAGCTTCAGAGCAGCTACAAGCTTCCTTTTGGTATGTTGTCTTTTGCCCATATCTTGTATCTCTTCCTTCATTGCGTATTGTCTGCAGAGCAGCTACAAGCTTCCTTTTGGTATGTTGTCTTTT
It includes:
- the LOC121410098 gene encoding zinc finger CCHC-type and RNA-binding motif-containing protein 1-like: MSGGLAPSKSTVYASNLPFTLTNNDLQQIFSRFGQVARVTIVKDKETRKSKGVAFILFVQRDSAYKSIKSLNGRELFGRKWKVSIADDNGRAADFIRRRNYPDKSRCYECGEFGHLSYSCPKNTLGDREPPPKKEKKKKRDQEESSKPKRKYYDYDDDDYEDSDDDEQEGEDPKLESLHAAINSQREKAEEEEYRQIVASGSYDLASSSLQPMVKRPKVKKNAYFSDEDEISD